In one Dehalococcoidia bacterium genomic region, the following are encoded:
- a CDS encoding LLM class flavin-dependent oxidoreductase, with product MALPERMKFGIFLGPFHRVGENPTLAMDRDMELIQWLDYLGYDEAWIGEHHSAGWEIISSPEIFMAVAADRTRHIKLGTGVVSLPYHHPLMVANRMTQLDHMTHGRVMFGVGPGALPGDAYMMGIDPTTQREKMDEALGIILRLFTETDPITYKSDWFELNEAMLQIRPFQKPHMPIAVASVQSPAGVALAGKYGASVLTITVPRDPSSGESNLRGLWDVAEESAAEHGQTVDRFDWRLTLPIHLAETREKAFEEARLGAGRFLREYTEETNGRKAAYDGPLEGVIDHMAETGSWVIGTPDDCVAAIKRLEEQSGGFGGLLVQTIDWAPRDRILNSYELLARYVMPQFQGSLTGLEGSNQWARNRQEDLVSGRVAAIDRAHQVYAERRA from the coding sequence ATGGCGCTCCCGGAAAGAATGAAATTTGGAATCTTCCTCGGTCCGTTCCACCGTGTGGGCGAGAACCCGACACTGGCCATGGACCGCGACATGGAACTTATCCAATGGCTGGACTACCTGGGCTACGACGAGGCCTGGATCGGCGAGCACCACAGCGCGGGCTGGGAGATCATCTCGTCGCCCGAGATCTTCATGGCGGTTGCTGCCGATCGCACTCGGCACATCAAGCTGGGAACGGGAGTCGTGAGCCTGCCGTACCACCACCCTCTGATGGTCGCCAATCGCATGACACAGCTCGACCACATGACACACGGGCGAGTCATGTTCGGCGTCGGCCCCGGCGCGCTTCCGGGCGACGCCTACATGATGGGAATAGACCCGACCACGCAGCGCGAGAAGATGGACGAGGCGCTCGGCATCATCCTGCGGCTGTTCACCGAGACCGACCCGATCACGTACAAGAGCGACTGGTTCGAGCTGAACGAGGCGATGCTCCAGATCAGACCGTTCCAGAAGCCGCACATGCCCATAGCGGTAGCCTCGGTGCAGTCTCCCGCGGGCGTCGCGCTCGCCGGAAAGTACGGCGCGTCGGTGCTGACCATCACCGTTCCGAGAGACCCATCTTCAGGCGAATCCAACCTGAGGGGACTGTGGGACGTTGCGGAGGAGTCGGCGGCGGAGCACGGTCAGACTGTCGACCGCTTCGACTGGCGGCTGACTCTACCCATACACCTTGCGGAGACCCGCGAGAAGGCGTTCGAAGAGGCCAGGCTTGGCGCGGGTCGATTCCTGCGCGAGTACACTGAAGAGACCAATGGGCGCAAGGCAGCCTACGACGGTCCTCTAGAGGGTGTCATCGATCACATGGCCGAGACCGGCTCGTGGGTCATCGGCACGCCGGACGACTGCGTCGCCGCAATCAAGCGTCTCGAAGAGCAGAGCGGCGGATTCGGCGGGCTGCTGGTGCAGACGATCGACTGGGCTCCAAGAGACAGGATCCTCAACAGCTACGAGCTGCTGGCGCGATACGTAATGCCGCAGTTCCAGGGGTCGCTGACAGGTTTAGAAGGCTCCAACCAGTGGGCGCGCAATCGCCAGGAGGACCTGGTGAGCGGCAGGGTTGCGGCCATCGACCGCGCCCACCAGGTTTATGCGGAGCGCCGCGCATGA
- a CDS encoding hydantoinase/oxoprolinase family protein has product MTGPTHSLSIDIGGTFTDFSLHDVETGDLSVHKVLTDPEDPASALIRGVREILADTGTAPESLRLVVHSTTLATNAIIERKGAKTALLTTRGFRDVLELGREQIYDMHDLHARYPDPIVPRHLRAEVQERVDRDGRVLQELDLETSAQVLDELVEQGVEAVAVSLLHSYNNPVNEQALKEQIEKRHPDLSLSLSSEVAPVINEYERTSTTTADGYIKPSVTSYIRGVERDLAAEGYDGRLLVMHSAGGVMDADASCERPIRMLESGPAAGALAAGFYSDLLGEPDLISLDMGGTTAKTCVIEDGRPSQTNTIEVARVHRFKIGSGLPIVIPVLDLIEIGSGGGSIAWLDGLGLLRVGPQSSGASPGPACYGLGGTEPTVTDANLVLGYLNPDYFLGGRMNLDTGAARTAMSRLGSQMGMNEVEAAWGVYSVVTESMAAAARIHIIGRNKDPRRYAIVAFGGAGPAHACEVARILGAARVVVPLGAGVTSALGCLAAPLSFESVRSAPGLLERTDWDEVNRTFEEMESWGREMLANSGVSADEVQMTRTGDMRLVGQIHEINVPVPGETLSGDDIERIESDFHSIYQELYARRNLSLPIEVQNWRLLVSGPQPDLSLREQEVAGGGSANRDAVKGSRQAYFPSASGYVDCHVYDRYRLQAGAEFPGPAIIEEAEATTIVRPGESVSVDRWLNLVITLED; this is encoded by the coding sequence ATGACGGGGCCAACACACTCGCTCAGCATTGACATTGGCGGGACGTTTACGGACTTCTCTCTCCACGACGTCGAGACCGGCGACCTCAGCGTTCACAAGGTGCTCACCGATCCTGAAGACCCTGCCAGCGCACTTATCCGCGGCGTTCGGGAGATCCTGGCTGATACCGGCACTGCGCCGGAGTCGCTGCGGCTTGTCGTACACAGCACGACGCTTGCCACCAACGCGATCATCGAACGCAAGGGGGCGAAGACCGCGCTGCTGACGACGCGCGGGTTCCGGGACGTACTGGAGTTGGGGCGCGAGCAGATCTACGACATGCACGATCTTCACGCCCGCTATCCCGATCCGATAGTACCCAGGCATCTCAGGGCTGAGGTGCAGGAGCGAGTCGATCGCGATGGCAGAGTCTTGCAGGAACTCGACCTGGAGACTTCAGCACAGGTGCTGGACGAACTCGTCGAGCAGGGAGTCGAGGCGGTCGCGGTGTCGCTGCTGCACTCGTACAACAACCCGGTCAACGAACAGGCGCTGAAAGAGCAGATCGAGAAGCGACATCCAGACCTGAGTCTGTCACTCTCATCCGAGGTCGCTCCCGTTATCAACGAGTACGAGCGAACGTCAACAACTACCGCCGACGGATACATCAAGCCGTCGGTCACCAGTTACATACGTGGCGTCGAACGCGACCTCGCCGCCGAGGGATATGACGGACGACTGCTGGTGATGCACTCAGCCGGCGGAGTCATGGACGCAGACGCGTCGTGCGAAAGGCCCATCCGTATGCTGGAGTCCGGCCCTGCTGCGGGAGCACTCGCCGCGGGCTTCTACAGCGACCTGCTGGGTGAACCTGACCTGATCTCGCTTGATATGGGAGGCACCACAGCCAAGACCTGCGTCATCGAAGACGGTAGGCCAAGTCAGACGAACACAATCGAGGTGGCGCGAGTCCACCGGTTCAAGATCGGCAGTGGGCTACCCATTGTCATTCCTGTGCTGGACCTGATCGAGATAGGTTCGGGCGGAGGCAGCATTGCGTGGCTCGATGGGCTGGGCCTGCTGCGGGTCGGCCCTCAGAGTTCGGGTGCGAGTCCTGGTCCTGCCTGCTACGGTCTGGGCGGTACAGAGCCAACCGTGACCGACGCCAACCTCGTCCTCGGCTACCTGAACCCCGACTACTTCCTGGGCGGCAGGATGAACCTGGATACCGGCGCCGCACGGACTGCGATGTCCCGTCTCGGTTCGCAGATGGGAATGAATGAGGTCGAGGCCGCGTGGGGCGTGTACAGCGTCGTGACTGAGAGCATGGCTGCCGCCGCGCGCATACACATTATCGGGCGCAACAAAGACCCTCGTAGGTACGCCATAGTCGCATTCGGCGGCGCGGGACCGGCCCACGCCTGCGAGGTCGCGAGGATTCTCGGCGCGGCCCGCGTGGTCGTGCCGCTCGGAGCCGGGGTAACGTCCGCACTCGGCTGCCTTGCTGCGCCACTGTCGTTCGAGAGCGTACGCTCAGCACCCGGCCTGCTGGAGAGAACAGACTGGGACGAGGTTAATCGCACTTTCGAAGAGATGGAGTCGTGGGGACGCGAGATGCTCGCGAACTCGGGCGTGTCCGCAGACGAAGTGCAGATGACGCGAACCGGAGACATGCGGCTCGTCGGGCAGATACACGAGATCAACGTGCCTGTCCCCGGCGAGACGCTGTCAGGCGACGACATAGAGCGAATAGAGTCGGACTTCCACTCGATCTACCAGGAGCTATACGCCCGCCGTAACCTCAGCCTGCCTATCGAGGTACAGAACTGGCGGCTTTTGGTCAGTGGCCCTCAGCCTGACCTCTCGCTCAGGGAGCAGGAGGTTGCAGGCGGAGGGAGCGCAAACCGTGACGCCGTGAAGGGGTCTCGGCAAGCGTACTTCCCAAGTGCGAGCGGGTATGTGGACTGCCATGTGTATGACCGATATCGCCTGCAAGCGGGCGCGGAGTTCCCAGGTCCCGCGATCATCGAAGAGGCCGAAGCCACAACGATTGTACGTCCCGGCGAAAGCGTATCCGTGGACAGGTGGCTGAATCTCGTCATCACATTGGAGGACTGA
- a CDS encoding hydantoinase B/oxoprolinase family protein, whose product MAQERFDPVSLEIMWSRMLNVAEEMWSTILRTAVSTISEVLDAEGRSIAHAYRSMPVFNMTMPNVTKEILKKYPVESMHPGDVYMTNDPWMCAGHLPDIAIVSPVIHQGRFVGFVGNIANTSDIGGSLDAKAVTDSYEEGIFFPLCKLYDKGEPNELAFDMFKWNVRGPEMVLTDIEAQVAANQVGARRFVDFLDEYMLEDLTELSEAIRGRSETAMRRAIAELPDGEYTNEVYTDGMGDPLLIKVRIEIKGDEIAVDFDGSAPQIDRGGLNCTMIYSQGHTYYPLACLLTPDVPVNEGCFEPISVTAPEGSIINCTFPVSVGSRTNTGWYIHGCIFGALAKAIPEQIQSGNGLMSSIRTYGSEADGRVFNAHLFCGGGRGATSRSDGMGLNMFPSSASNVPVEVFEVSSPALIVGKELMPDSAGSGKYRGAPGQRVTVGKLPSYESPLNVYFHPNRLSFAPQGIFGGKAGTKTNVIVNGEMISDDPASMTSGYVSLRDTDDRLVLEFPSGAGAGDPAERDSELMERDVRNGLVTGED is encoded by the coding sequence ATGGCACAAGAACGCTTCGATCCAGTATCCCTTGAGATCATGTGGAGCAGGATGCTCAACGTGGCCGAGGAGATGTGGTCCACCATCCTGCGCACGGCGGTCTCGACGATCAGCGAGGTCCTCGACGCTGAGGGTCGTTCAATCGCGCACGCTTATCGTTCCATGCCGGTCTTCAACATGACCATGCCGAACGTCACCAAGGAGATACTCAAGAAGTATCCGGTGGAGTCGATGCACCCAGGTGACGTGTACATGACAAACGACCCGTGGATGTGCGCCGGTCACCTGCCGGACATCGCTATAGTGTCGCCCGTTATCCACCAGGGTCGGTTCGTGGGATTCGTCGGCAACATCGCCAATACGTCAGACATTGGCGGTTCTCTCGACGCCAAGGCGGTCACGGACTCTTACGAAGAGGGCATCTTCTTCCCATTGTGCAAACTTTACGACAAGGGAGAACCGAACGAACTGGCCTTCGACATGTTTAAGTGGAACGTGCGCGGGCCTGAAATGGTGCTGACCGACATCGAGGCGCAGGTAGCTGCGAACCAGGTCGGGGCGCGGCGTTTCGTAGACTTCCTTGACGAGTACATGCTGGAGGACCTAACAGAGCTGTCAGAGGCGATTCGCGGACGTTCCGAGACCGCTATGCGCCGTGCCATCGCTGAGCTTCCAGACGGAGAGTACACCAACGAGGTCTACACCGACGGCATGGGAGACCCCCTGCTCATCAAGGTTCGCATTGAGATCAAGGGCGACGAGATCGCTGTGGATTTCGACGGCTCCGCGCCGCAAATCGACCGCGGGGGCCTGAACTGCACAATGATCTACAGCCAGGGTCACACCTACTACCCGCTGGCGTGTCTGCTCACTCCTGACGTGCCAGTAAACGAGGGGTGCTTCGAGCCGATCTCAGTCACCGCACCCGAGGGCTCGATCATCAACTGCACGTTCCCTGTGTCGGTTGGCTCGCGTACCAACACAGGCTGGTATATTCACGGCTGCATATTCGGCGCACTCGCAAAGGCGATTCCAGAGCAGATACAGTCGGGCAACGGGCTGATGTCCTCCATCCGCACCTACGGAAGCGAGGCGGACGGTCGCGTCTTCAACGCCCACCTGTTCTGCGGCGGCGGAAGGGGAGCTACAAGCCGGAGCGACGGCATGGGACTGAATATGTTCCCGTCGAGCGCGTCCAACGTGCCCGTCGAGGTGTTCGAGGTGAGCAGTCCGGCACTCATCGTGGGCAAGGAGCTTATGCCAGACTCAGCCGGAAGCGGCAAGTACAGGGGCGCGCCCGGCCAGAGGGTCACAGTCGGCAAGCTGCCATCGTACGAGAGTCCGCTGAACGTCTACTTCCACCCGAACAGGCTGTCTTTCGCACCACAGGGCATCTTCGGGGGCAAGGCCGGGACCAAGACCAACGTCATCGTCAACGGCGAGATGATAAGCGATGATCCAGCCTCGATGACTTCCGGCTACGTCAGCCTGCGCGACACGGACGACAGGCTGGTTCTGGAGTTCCCCAGTGGCGCCGGAGCAGGCGATCCGGCCGAGCGTGACTCTGAGCTCATGGAACGCGATGTCAGAAACGGTCTGGTGACCGGAGAGGACTAG
- a CDS encoding ABC transporter permease, which yields MEEIFGVDTNLIMIGVVIGFLLIVVGIGALALLNRIVLKIGLRNIPRRPAQTALIVVGLMLSTLIISSALGTGDTMNHSIRLGATKGLGEIDELLTANLASGLGRPGGLTGSSPYFPMEKVDELRRELEGYDKIDGFAPFISERAPIANLTSQQNVGRMNIVGIEAGNSGVFGRFSSIDGTALDTSALTGKRAFLNDTAREELDASVGDDLVMYLESGSVELEVAGIAENGGLTGDDPTALISIPQAQTFFDRHGQVNTVAISNRGDAGEGAKLSDEVTEHLRSILTDRDVAHQIKDLLNSPEIVAQIRANADDLPDGTKEDMLEFADLIEARDLDSKLVSYLADDAISAQALIALEETTSDPVQVFAAFGLFSDLKTLSVQDIKSDLLDFATTIASGILSIFIIMGLFSMMAGVMLIFLIFVMLAAERKPEMGIARAVGMRRRHLVQSFIYEGLAYDLISALVGALLGIGVGLAMVSIMANIFASEENGFELVMNYRWQSFLISYCLGVVLTFVTVFFSSYRASRLNIVAAIRDLPDVLESAAEGSRLRTLLLAIATPFVSLARAWRALRQGRIRSSLANLLIGLFKLLPPVWAALILWSLARVSTVAISRGWLTFVAGVALSVVGLTSGQLAPFSIGVTITVIGIGLMLRWLFDSPSWDARRQTLLTGALVLLVAAFWIGIGIAKGQVLTIAVAAAVAAFEVIRQISLARETATVTDLESRNAFTFTGLTLMLFWGTPFGSLDWIVPELSGNIEMFFVSGVCLVLAAVWVIVYNSDLITDAMTAAFGRYSRIRPALKTAIAYPLDSRLRTGLTLAMLALVIFTLIVMSMLNTAFADALSDVDSVTGGWDITGVVSYNNPIDDIEAELPSALGDDAGQITGVGGYTSMPVEMRQVGAKNQEWESYGASGADTNFLDKTGHKFKIIADGYGTTEQEVWAALQDNPTLAVIDAVAVPSRDGGGFNFGGPEFRVEGLYFEDEEMDPIEIQVRDPREGGVTTVTVIGVMDALSDHNGVVIFSKSVLDGISPEPLPITTYRFIVSEGGDVKSIAMRLDSAFFENGLETTVLEEVLEEAREQSLAINRLLQGFMASGLLVGIAALGVISLRAVVERRQQIGVLRAIGYRRGMVLASFLMESSFVALLGILLGVALGALLSYNLVNSIGEDIPGLKFTIPWLQIGTIIAIAYAFSLLTTFLPARQASRIYPAEALRYE from the coding sequence ATGGAAGAGATATTCGGCGTCGACACTAATCTGATCATGATCGGTGTCGTCATAGGATTCCTGCTGATCGTCGTAGGCATCGGCGCACTTGCGCTCCTCAACCGTATCGTCCTCAAGATCGGACTACGCAACATCCCACGCAGGCCAGCGCAGACGGCCCTGATAGTAGTCGGCCTAATGCTCAGCACGCTGATCATCTCGTCGGCGCTTGGCACCGGCGATACGATGAACCACTCCATCAGGCTAGGGGCAACCAAGGGCCTCGGCGAGATTGACGAGCTTCTTACGGCAAATCTGGCATCAGGCCTGGGCCGCCCGGGCGGCCTGACTGGCAGCAGCCCTTACTTCCCGATGGAGAAGGTTGACGAGCTGCGACGTGAGCTCGAAGGGTACGACAAGATTGATGGATTTGCCCCGTTCATTTCGGAGCGCGCTCCCATCGCCAACCTGACGAGCCAGCAGAACGTCGGTCGGATGAACATCGTGGGCATAGAGGCTGGGAACAGCGGTGTCTTTGGACGTTTTTCGTCCATCGACGGAACGGCGCTCGATACTTCAGCGCTTACGGGGAAGAGAGCGTTCCTCAACGATACTGCTCGGGAGGAGCTGGACGCATCGGTCGGAGATGACCTCGTCATGTATCTGGAGAGCGGCTCCGTCGAACTGGAAGTCGCAGGCATCGCCGAGAACGGCGGCCTGACGGGGGATGACCCCACCGCCCTGATCTCGATTCCGCAGGCCCAGACATTCTTCGATCGCCACGGTCAGGTTAATACAGTGGCCATATCCAACAGGGGCGATGCCGGGGAGGGAGCCAAGCTCAGCGATGAGGTAACCGAGCACCTGAGGTCCATCCTTACCGACCGCGATGTCGCGCATCAAATCAAGGACCTTCTCAACAGCCCTGAGATCGTCGCACAGATAAGGGCCAACGCCGATGACCTACCCGATGGCACCAAGGAGGACATGCTCGAGTTTGCCGACCTGATAGAGGCGCGCGACCTCGATTCCAAGCTGGTCTCCTATCTTGCAGACGACGCTATATCGGCGCAGGCTCTGATCGCCCTGGAAGAGACGACCTCAGATCCCGTACAGGTCTTTGCAGCCTTCGGACTCTTCAGTGACCTGAAGACCCTGAGTGTCCAGGACATCAAGTCCGATCTCCTGGACTTCGCGACCACCATCGCCAGCGGAATCCTGTCGATATTCATCATCATGGGCCTGTTCTCGATGATGGCTGGCGTTATGTTGATATTCCTGATCTTCGTCATGCTTGCTGCTGAGCGAAAGCCCGAAATGGGAATCGCCCGGGCCGTGGGCATGAGAAGGCGCCACCTTGTGCAGTCGTTCATCTACGAGGGACTTGCGTACGACCTCATCTCGGCGCTCGTTGGCGCGCTGCTGGGAATCGGAGTCGGGCTGGCCATGGTCAGCATCATGGCCAACATCTTCGCCAGCGAGGAAAACGGCTTCGAGCTTGTGATGAACTACCGCTGGCAGAGCTTCCTGATCTCTTACTGCCTCGGCGTGGTACTGACTTTCGTAACAGTGTTCTTCTCATCGTACAGGGCCAGCCGATTGAACATCGTAGCGGCGATACGGGACCTTCCTGACGTGCTCGAGTCGGCAGCAGAAGGATCAAGGCTGAGAACGCTGCTTCTGGCCATCGCAACGCCGTTCGTCAGCCTTGCACGGGCGTGGCGGGCCCTGCGTCAGGGTAGAATCAGGTCGTCGCTGGCAAACCTGTTGATTGGCCTCTTCAAATTGCTGCCCCCAGTGTGGGCAGCGCTCATACTGTGGTCGCTGGCACGGGTATCGACCGTAGCCATTTCCAGGGGCTGGCTAACGTTTGTGGCCGGCGTCGCGCTCTCTGTCGTCGGTCTGACGTCCGGTCAGCTTGCTCCGTTCAGCATTGGTGTGACGATCACGGTGATCGGCATCGGCCTCATGCTCAGGTGGTTGTTCGACAGCCCAAGCTGGGACGCTCGCAGGCAGACCCTTCTGACAGGAGCACTGGTCCTGCTGGTAGCAGCTTTCTGGATTGGCATCGGTATCGCCAAGGGTCAGGTCCTGACGATAGCTGTCGCCGCCGCAGTTGCCGCATTCGAGGTTATAAGGCAGATCAGCCTTGCCAGGGAGACCGCGACTGTTACAGACCTGGAATCACGAAATGCATTTACGTTCACCGGGCTGACACTGATGCTCTTCTGGGGCACGCCTTTCGGCTCGCTTGACTGGATCGTGCCTGAGCTGAGCGGCAATATCGAGATGTTCTTCGTATCCGGCGTTTGCCTCGTCCTGGCGGCTGTATGGGTCATCGTGTACAACTCAGACCTGATAACCGACGCGATGACAGCCGCGTTCGGACGCTACTCGCGAATCAGACCCGCGCTCAAGACCGCGATTGCCTACCCGCTCGACTCCCGCCTGAGGACCGGTCTGACGCTGGCAATGCTGGCCCTGGTCATCTTCACGCTAATTGTGATGTCTATGCTGAACACCGCCTTCGCCGATGCGCTGTCGGATGTGGACTCGGTGACTGGTGGATGGGATATCACTGGGGTAGTTAGCTACAACAACCCGATTGATGACATCGAGGCCGAACTGCCCTCAGCGCTGGGAGACGATGCCGGACAGATCACCGGTGTGGGCGGATACACGTCCATGCCTGTCGAGATGAGGCAGGTTGGGGCCAAGAACCAGGAGTGGGAGTCATACGGTGCTAGCGGAGCCGACACGAACTTCCTGGACAAAACCGGACACAAGTTCAAGATCATCGCCGATGGATACGGCACGACGGAACAGGAGGTCTGGGCCGCCCTGCAGGATAACCCAACCCTGGCGGTCATCGATGCGGTGGCCGTCCCGTCGCGCGATGGCGGAGGGTTCAACTTCGGCGGACCTGAATTCAGGGTCGAAGGCCTCTACTTCGAGGACGAGGAGATGGACCCGATCGAGATACAGGTCCGAGACCCCCGTGAGGGCGGCGTAACCACTGTGACTGTTATCGGAGTCATGGACGCTCTGAGCGATCACAACGGAGTGGTGATCTTCTCCAAGTCCGTGCTGGACGGCATCTCTCCTGAGCCCCTGCCAATTACGACTTACAGGTTCATCGTGAGTGAAGGTGGAGACGTGAAGTCGATTGCCATGCGGCTGGACTCGGCCTTTTTCGAGAACGGGCTTGAGACAACTGTACTGGAGGAAGTGCTCGAGGAAGCGCGTGAACAGAGCCTTGCAATCAACAGGCTGTTGCAGGGTTTCATGGCCTCCGGTCTGCTGGTGGGAATAGCAGCGCTGGGTGTTATCAGCCTGCGTGCGGTCGTGGAACGTCGACAGCAGATCGGCGTGCTGCGAGCTATCGGGTACAGGCGAGGAATGGTGCTGGCCAGCTTCCTGATGGAGTCGAGTTTTGTGGCGCTGCTGGGTATCCTTCTCGGTGTGGCACTCGGCGCACTGCTTTCGTACAACCTGGTGAATTCCATTGGCGAAGACATACCCGGTCTGAAGTTCACGATTCCGTGGCTGCAGATAGGCACCATAATTGCGATTGCATACGCCTTCTCACTGCTGACCACGTTCCTTCCGGCCAGGCAGGCGTCTCGGATTTACCCGGCAGAAGCCTTGAGGTACGAGTAG
- the holB gene encoding DNA polymerase III subunit delta': MWDAVGHERAVAALQRGLDSDRVSHSSLIAGPPQVGKTTLALDIARAVNCESDDRPCSDCGQCRRISSGIHPDVRVVGLEKARSGRLRTLISIEQVRDIQREISLLPFEGRYRVIIFENAELFSEEAANSLLKTLEEPPESVLIILVATDTRALLPTIVSRCRLVQLRPVPTATIADLLVERKSLSADRAREIAGIASGRVGWAVQAAEDPDMLKRVSDVLDEVETVVRSPLTERFDYAASLADRFPRDRRSVYSELELWLSWWRDVLLIGQERPELVSNVSRLESLSRAAESLAPTSVTNAIRTVMRTTFLLERNVSPRLALEGMMLKLPAV; this comes from the coding sequence ATGTGGGACGCCGTGGGACATGAAAGAGCGGTGGCCGCCCTGCAGCGCGGTCTCGACTCGGATCGCGTCTCGCATTCGTCCCTGATTGCTGGACCACCTCAGGTGGGCAAGACCACCCTTGCACTCGACATCGCCCGCGCCGTCAACTGCGAGTCCGACGACAGGCCGTGCAGTGATTGCGGTCAGTGCAGACGCATCTCCTCAGGGATCCACCCTGATGTGCGCGTCGTCGGGCTGGAGAAAGCCAGGTCCGGCAGGCTCCGCACTCTCATAAGCATCGAGCAGGTGCGCGACATACAGCGCGAGATCAGCCTGCTCCCATTCGAAGGCAGGTACAGGGTCATAATCTTTGAGAACGCCGAGCTGTTCAGCGAAGAGGCCGCCAACAGCCTGCTTAAGACTCTCGAGGAGCCTCCTGAAAGTGTGCTGATCATCCTGGTGGCAACCGACACGCGGGCATTGCTGCCGACCATCGTCTCACGGTGCCGGCTGGTACAGCTCAGGCCAGTGCCCACGGCGACGATCGCCGACCTGCTGGTGGAACGAAAGAGCCTGAGCGCAGACAGGGCCCGGGAGATCGCCGGGATTGCTTCCGGTCGTGTCGGCTGGGCTGTCCAGGCGGCTGAGGACCCGGACATGCTTAAGCGCGTGTCGGACGTGCTGGACGAGGTCGAGACAGTGGTCAGAAGTCCCCTGACAGAGAGATTCGACTACGCAGCCTCACTTGCAGACCGCTTCCCACGTGACCGCCGATCGGTCTATTCGGAACTGGAACTGTGGCTCTCCTGGTGGCGAGATGTGTTGCTGATCGGGCAGGAGAGGCCGGAGTTAGTTTCTAACGTCAGCAGACTGGAATCACTGTCAAGAGCGGCCGAAAGCCTGGCGCCGACTTCGGTCACGAACGCGATCAGGACTGTCATGCGTACGACGTTCCTGCTGGAACGGAATGTCTCGCCCAGACTGGCTCTCGAAGGCATGATGCTGAAGCTGCCTGCGGTGTAG
- a CDS encoding HNH endonuclease: MSSTATIQSPVLVLNQNYQPLNICNVRRALVLVGRGKAELIENGRGYIRSVSDLFPAPSVIRLVYMVKRPVMRRRLSRQAVFYRDGFMCQYCGKQTRQLTLDHIVPRWRKGPHTWDNVVSACIPCNHRKAGRTPREAHMKLMREPDVPKPNPYYMFHHREIQDEWRPFMPWLN; encoded by the coding sequence ATGAGCTCAACGGCGACCATACAATCGCCTGTGCTGGTACTAAACCAGAACTACCAGCCCCTCAACATCTGCAACGTGAGAAGGGCGCTGGTGCTTGTAGGACGCGGCAAGGCGGAGCTGATCGAGAACGGCCGCGGCTACATAAGGAGCGTCTCCGACCTCTTCCCGGCGCCGTCTGTGATCCGGCTGGTTTACATGGTCAAGCGACCCGTAATGCGGCGCAGGCTCTCTCGACAGGCGGTCTTCTACCGTGACGGGTTCATGTGCCAGTACTGCGGAAAGCAGACCCGGCAGTTGACGCTGGACCATATCGTTCCCAGGTGGCGAAAGGGTCCGCACACATGGGATAACGTGGTCAGCGCCTGCATACCGTGCAACCATCGCAAGGCCGGACGGACTCCGCGAGAGGCACACATGAAGCTGATGCGCGAGCCCGACGTCCCCAAGCCGAACCCGTACTACATGTTCCACCATCGCGAGATCCAGGACGAGTGGCGACCGTTCATGCCCTGGCTGAACTGA
- a CDS encoding CvpA family protein, which produces MNWFDILLLVILAAALVWGLKTGILQTVFVAIGVVVGWWLAGRYADDVGGLAGSVAFADSLITAMAYWIVIALATLVVVKIGGLIRTALNIGTLGAVGMTDRIGGVILGGIVGLVVVCAVIIMLSRLAFDFTIEVPTSELPGRGPGIVSIENQREALVSALTESSGVSVFMSVRDALPESMLGLVPDDFDMGLDILDQNMG; this is translated from the coding sequence ATGAACTGGTTCGACATCTTGCTGCTGGTCATCCTGGCAGCCGCACTCGTTTGGGGATTGAAAACAGGCATCCTGCAGACGGTCTTCGTGGCCATCGGTGTGGTGGTAGGGTGGTGGCTCGCAGGCAGATACGCGGATGACGTCGGAGGGCTGGCGGGAAGCGTCGCGTTCGCCGACTCGCTAATCACCGCGATGGCGTACTGGATAGTCATCGCCCTCGCAACGTTGGTGGTGGTCAAGATCGGGGGCCTGATCCGAACGGCGCTGAACATAGGAACGCTGGGAGCCGTAGGCATGACTGACAGGATCGGAGGCGTGATCCTGGGCGGCATCGTCGGTCTGGTAGTCGTCTGTGCCGTAATCATAATGCTGTCCAGGCTCGCATTCGACTTCACCATAGAGGTCCCGACCAGCGAGTTGCCCGGCAGGGGACCAGGGATCGTCTCAATCGAGAACCAGCGGGAGGCTCTTGTGAGTGCGCTGACCGAGTCCAGCGGAGTCTCCGTCTTCATGTCAGTTAGAGACGCGCTCCCTGAGAGTATGCTGGGCCTCGTCCCCGACGACTTCGACATGGGCCTCGACATCCTGGACCAGAACATGGGCTAG